The Pseudomonas sp. IB20 region GCAGCGCCATGCGCTGGGCGGTTTTCTGGCCCACGCCTGGCAAGGTGCGCAGGGCGTCGATCAGTTGGCGAATCAGGGGGCTGAAGCTCATGAGCGAATGGTCCGACAAAACAACGAGACGCGGTTTATACCCGCGCCTCGGATTAGCGTCAAATGGTCAATCCTGCGCGACGCGTACCACCAACTTGCCGAAGTTGCGCCCCTCGAGCAAACCGATAAAGGCCTCGGGCGCCTGCTCCAGGCCGTCGACCACGTCTTCGCGGAACTTGATCTTGCCATCGCGCACCCATGGCGCCATGGCGCTGAGGAATTCCGGCTGGCGATCGCCATAGTCGTCAAACACGATAAAGCCCTGGATGCGCACGCGCTTGGTCAGCAAGGTGCGTTGCAGCGCCGGCAAGCGGTCAGGCCCGCTGGGCGCTTCATGGGCGTTGTAGCCGGCGATCAAGCCGCACAGGGGCACCCGAGCCTTGGGGTTAAGCAGCGGCAGCACCGCGTCGAACACCTTGCCGCCGACGTTTTCGAAATAGATATCCACGCCTTCGAAGCACGCCAGGGCCAGCTCATTGGCGAAGTTGGCGCTCTTGTGATCGATGCAGGCGTCAAACCCCAGCTCGTCCACCACGTAGCGGCACTTGTCCGCGCCACCGGCGATCCCTACCACACGCAAGCCCTTGAGCTTGGCCACCTGACCCACCACTGAACCCACTGCACCGGACGCCGCCGCGACCACCAGGGTTTCCCCGGCCTTGGGCTGGCCGATGTCCATCAGGCCCATGTACGCGGTCATGCCCGGCATACCCAGCACACCCAACGCCATCGACGGGCTGAGCAGGCCCTTGGGCACCGGCATCAGGTTGCGGCCATCGCAAATGCTGTGGCTTTGCCAGCCGGTGGAGCCGACCACCAGGTCGCCCACTGCAAATTTCGGAGACCGCGACTGCTCGACACGGCTGACAGCGCCACCGGTCATCACTTCGTCGATTTCCACCGGCGCGGCGTAGGACGGTGCGTCGCTCATACGGCCGCGCATGTACGGGTCGAGGGACAAGTACAGCGTTTTCAAGAGGACCTGGCCGTCTGCCAGCTCCGGCAGATTCACACGCTCCAGGCGAAAGTTTTCCGGGGTCGGCGCACCTTGCGGGCGCGAGACCAGGACGATGCGCTGGTTGAGAATTGGTTCTTGAGGCATGAGGAGGCTCCTTTATCGAATCCATCGGTATAGGGTGCAGACCACGCTGACTCGACCGAGGTTCAGCTCGAGTGACGAGGCGGTGCGCCGATTCGACAAGCCCGCTCGCCAGAGACAAAAATGCCAGGCGCGAGGCCTGGCATTTGAGTCTAGCTATTGGCAGCCGATCAGAACGGCAGCTTCATGCCCGGCGGCAGTTGCATGCCAGCGGTCACGCCGGACATTTTGTCCTGGCTGTTGGCTTCGATCTTGCGCACGGCATCGTTGACGGCCGCGGCGAACAGCGCTTCAAGCATTTCCAGGTCATCTTCGCTGGTGCCTGGCAACACGCTCGGGTCGATGCTCACGCGCTTGATGTCGTGACGGCCGGTCATCACCACGCTGACCATATCGCCACCGGCTTTACCGGTGACTTCGGCGTTGGCCAGTTCTTCCTGCATCTTGGCCATCTTTTCCTGCATCTGCTGTGCCTGCTTCATCAGGCCGGCCATGCCACCTTTCATCATGGGAATCACCTCAAAAGTACGTGGATCAAGTTAGTAGCCCGGTGTTATGACGCTGCCACCGGGGCTTCGACAGGTTCAATAGTATCGTGACGGACGACCGCACCGAACTGTTGCATCATTTGCTGGATGAGCGGATCCGCCTGGATCGAATTTTCTGCGTCACGCTGGCGGTTGATGCGTCGGCGTGACGCGGCCTGGGCCGGGGTTTCCTGCTCAGGCTTGATCAACTCGATGGCGACGGTCAGCGTGCGCTCATGGTACTGGTTCAGCGCGTCGTTGAGCCGGCGCTGCTGGGTCGCGTTGAACAGTGCGCTGTGAGCCGGGTCCAGGTGCAACAGCCAGTGGTCGCCTTCGATGGCGATCAAGGTGCAGTTGGCCGCGATGCTGCCGGTCATGCCGGAGATCGGCAGTTTCGGGAACAACTCCAGCCACTGCAACGCCAGGCCGGTGGCCGGGGCCGCAGCGGGTTCGGCTTCGGGCTCAGGCGCCGGTTCAGCGGTGTGCTCGCTGGCCAGGTCGTCCAGGTAGCTGTAGGCCGAATCCATGTCCGGCTCGATGTAGTCTTCGTCCAGCGGCGGCTCGTCGTCGAGGTCAATACCTGGGGTGGCGGCTTCGACTTGGGCAACGGTCGGCTCCGGCACTGGGGCGGACACCCACTCGGGCGCGGCGGGCACCACACTGTCCGGCGTCGGCGTTGGCATTGGCGTCAAGTCGGGCTGTTCACCGGCTGTCTCAAGCACCGGCTCGACGAAAGGCTGCAGTTCGGCTTCAGCCTCTACAGGCTCGTTCCACGGCAAATCGACCACCGCGGCCAGCTCGGGCTCGGGCTCGGGCTCGATCACCGGTTCCGGTGCGACCACAGGCGCGACAGCTACAGGCTCGGGCTCAGGCTCAGGCTCAGGCGCAACCGGCGCAACCGGCGCAGGCGCAGCCACTACTGGCGCAACCACCGCCGCGCCAGCCACTGGTTTGGCGGAATCAACTGTGGCCTGGCTGATCCCCACTGGCTTTAGCGGCTGTCTCGGTGCGTCTGCCGTATCAGCCGGCCGGAACGCCAGCATTCGCAGCAGGACCATTTCAAAGCCACCGCGCGGGTCCGGTGCCAGGGGCAAGTCCCTGCGACCGATCAGGCCCATTTGGTAGTAGAACTGCACGTCTTCGGCCGGCAATGCCTGGGCCAACGCCAATACGCGATCGCGGTCGCCATGGCCGTTGTCGACACCCTCAGGCAAGGCCTGGGCGATGGCGACGCGGTGCAGCACATTGAGAATTTCCGAGAGCACGCCGTTCCAGTCCGGGCCTTGCTCCGACAAGTGGCGCACGGCCTCGAGCAACGCCTTGGCGTCGCCTTCGATCAGCGCGTGCAGCACGTCGAAGACTTGCCCGTGGTCGAGGGTGCCGAGCATAGCGCGCACATCGGCGGCCATGACCTTGCCTTCACCAAAGGCGATGGCCTGGTCGGTGAGGCTCATGGCATCGCGCATCGAACCATCGGCAGCGCGGCCGAGCAACCACAGGGCGTCGTCTTCGAACGGCACGTTCTCGACACCCAGCACGTGGGTCAAATGCTCGACCACACGCTCGGGGGTCATGTTTTTCAGGGAGAACTGCAGGCACCGCGACAAAATCGTTGCAGGAAGTTTCTGCGGATCAGTGGTGGCCAGGATGAATTTGACGTAGGGCGGCGGCTCTTCCAGGGTTTTCAACAAGGCGTTGAAGGAATGGCTGGAGAGCATGTGCACTTCGTCGATCAGGTAGACCTTGAAGCGGCCACGGCTCGGCGCGTACTGCACGTTGTCGAGCAGCTCGCGGGTGTCTTCGACCTTGGTGCGGCTGGCGGCGTCGATCTCGATCAGGTCGACGAAACGCCCTTCATCGATTTCCCGGCACACCGAACAGGTGCCGCAAGG contains the following coding sequences:
- a CDS encoding NADP-dependent oxidoreductase, whose product is MPQEPILNQRIVLVSRPQGAPTPENFRLERVNLPELADGQVLLKTLYLSLDPYMRGRMSDAPSYAAPVEIDEVMTGGAVSRVEQSRSPKFAVGDLVVGSTGWQSHSICDGRNLMPVPKGLLSPSMALGVLGMPGMTAYMGLMDIGQPKAGETLVVAAASGAVGSVVGQVAKLKGLRVVGIAGGADKCRYVVDELGFDACIDHKSANFANELALACFEGVDIYFENVGGKVFDAVLPLLNPKARVPLCGLIAGYNAHEAPSGPDRLPALQRTLLTKRVRIQGFIVFDDYGDRQPEFLSAMAPWVRDGKIKFREDVVDGLEQAPEAFIGLLEGRNFGKLVVRVAQD
- a CDS encoding YbaB/EbfC family nucleoid-associated protein; amino-acid sequence: MMKGGMAGLMKQAQQMQEKMAKMQEELANAEVTGKAGGDMVSVVMTGRHDIKRVSIDPSVLPGTSEDDLEMLEALFAAAVNDAVRKIEANSQDKMSGVTAGMQLPPGMKLPF
- the dnaX gene encoding DNA polymerase III subunit gamma/tau, encoding MSYQVLARKWRPRSFREMVGQTHVLKALINALDSQRLHHAYLFTGTRGVGKTTIARIIAKCLNCETGITSTPCGTCSVCREIDEGRFVDLIEIDAASRTKVEDTRELLDNVQYAPSRGRFKVYLIDEVHMLSSHSFNALLKTLEEPPPYVKFILATTDPQKLPATILSRCLQFSLKNMTPERVVEHLTHVLGVENVPFEDDALWLLGRAADGSMRDAMSLTDQAIAFGEGKVMAADVRAMLGTLDHGQVFDVLHALIEGDAKALLEAVRHLSEQGPDWNGVLSEILNVLHRVAIAQALPEGVDNGHGDRDRVLALAQALPAEDVQFYYQMGLIGRRDLPLAPDPRGGFEMVLLRMLAFRPADTADAPRQPLKPVGISQATVDSAKPVAGAAVVAPVVAAPAPVAPVAPEPEPEPEPVAVAPVVAPEPVIEPEPEPELAAVVDLPWNEPVEAEAELQPFVEPVLETAGEQPDLTPMPTPTPDSVVPAAPEWVSAPVPEPTVAQVEAATPGIDLDDEPPLDEDYIEPDMDSAYSYLDDLASEHTAEPAPEPEAEPAAAPATGLALQWLELFPKLPISGMTGSIAANCTLIAIEGDHWLLHLDPAHSALFNATQQRRLNDALNQYHERTLTVAIELIKPEQETPAQAASRRRINRQRDAENSIQADPLIQQMMQQFGAVVRHDTIEPVEAPVAAS